One Glycine soja cultivar W05 chromosome 2, ASM419377v2, whole genome shotgun sequence genomic region harbors:
- the LOC114400872 gene encoding uncharacterized protein LOC114400872, whose product MEGQSVVVIHDASREINVKIFEWSLHGLLLVPGDMLTLIAVMHQVITPMGYKSSVDSRLMFGANQKMIEAQAARKKEEYLNNPELAQISELYKSEKVGFKIETITGSSLKTVALKSAMKLKANWLILDRKMKNDEEYFLRKLSCGILRVRRFNKILRLREPLHLPQETQPGSTHETYTDSIPLPDTSTEHDLYVFSAETSPNSQGGDNQMNQEQGHTLKSLHDEEGFLTPDQLNMEEKDNSIKHMESQTQRSQHWQDEQKENRNNGNERDPKPKQKLEEKNCDITCSGSKRETEQKIFCTKVYQKGGERCSSFGGARNFYLGGAEEYTVCEQFFSLSNFHVKN is encoded by the exons ATGGAAGGGCAAAGTGTAGTTGTTATCCATGATGCTTCTAGAGAAATAAATGTTAAAATCTTTGAATGGTCTCTACATGGCTTGTTACTTGTGCCAGGAGATATGCTCACACTAATTGCAGTCATGCACCAGGTTATTACTCCTA TGGGTTACAAAAGCAGTGTGGACAGCAGGTTAATGTTTGGAGCTAACCAGAAGATGATTGAGGCACAAGCTGCAAGGAAGAAGGAAGAGTATCTTAACAATCCGGAGCTTGCTCAGATTTCTGAACTATACAAATCAGAAAAG GTTGGATTTAAGATAGAAACAATTACAGGGTCATCACTAAAGACAGTTGCATTGAAATCAGCCATGAAGCTAAAGGCAAACTGGCTCATACTGGACAG GAAAATGAAGAATGATGAGGAGTATTTCCTCCGGAAGCTTTCTTGTGGTATCTTAAGAGTAAGGCGTTTCAATAAAATTCTACGTTTAAGAGAACCACTACACCTCCCCCAAGAAACACAACCCGGTAGCACCCATGAAACATACACTGACAGTATACCACTACCAGACACTTCAACTGAACATGATCTTTACGTCTTCAGCGCTGAGACTTCCCCTAATA GTCAAGGAGGAGATAATCAGATGAACCAGGAACAAGGACATACCCTAAAGAGCCTCCATGATGAGGAAGGGTTCTTAACTCCTGATCAACtgaacatggaagaaaaagacaATAGTATTAAGCATATGGAAAGTCAAACACAAAGAAGCCAACACTGGCaagatgaacaaaaagaaaacagaaacaaTGGGAATGAGAGGGACCCAAAACCGAAACAGaagttagaagaaaaaaattgtgacaTAACTTGTAGTGGAAGCAAAAGAGAAACAGAACAGAAAATCTTCTGCACCAAGGTGTATCAGAAAGGTGGTGAAAGATGCTCATCTTTTGGTGGAGCTAGAAACTTTTATCTTGGAGGGGCGGAAGAATATACAGTGTGTGAACAGTTTTTTAGTTTGAGTAATTTTCATGTGAAAAACTAG